One Choloepus didactylus isolate mChoDid1 chromosome 16, mChoDid1.pri, whole genome shotgun sequence DNA window includes the following coding sequences:
- the LOC119511088 gene encoding UPF0183 protein C16orf70-like — protein sequence MLDLEVVPERSLGNEQWEFTLGMPLAQAVAILQKHCRIIKNVQVLYSEQSPLSHDLILNLTQDGIKLLFDAFNQRLKVIEVYDLTKVKLKYCGVHFNSQAIAPTIEQIDQSFGATHPGVYNSAEQLFHLNFRGLSFSFQLDSWTEAPKYEPNFAHGLASLQIPHGATVKRMYIYSGNSLQDTKAPVMPLSCFLGNVYAESVDVLRDGAGPSGLRLRLLAAGCGPGLLADAKMRVFERSVYFGDSCQGVLSMLGSPHKVFYKSEDKMKIHSPSPHKQVPSKCNEYFFNYFTLGVDILFDANTHKVKKFVLHTNYPGHYNFNIYHRCEFKIPLAIKKENADRQLETCTTYSKWDNIQELLGHPVEKPVVLHRSSSPNNTNPFGSTFCFGLQRMIFEPASTRRHGEAQTLSLDTWTQELLTNVRGRVLSPLWQPCSPHTGETWGSFCG from the exons ATGCTGGATCTGGAGGTGGTGCCAGAACGCTCTCTGGGGAACGAGCAATGGGAATTCACGCTGGGAATGCCTCTAGCTCAGGCAGTGGCCATTCTTCAGAAGCACTGTCGCATCATCAAAAATGTCCAGGTTCTCTACAGTGAGCAGTCTCCTCTAAGCCATGACCTCATTCTTAACCTGACTCAGGATGGGATCAAACTACTGTTTGATGCTTTCAATCAGAGACTTAAGGTGATTGAAGTATATGACTTgactaaagtaaaattaaaatactgtGGAGTGCATTTTAACTCTCAGGCCATAGCTCCCACCATTGAGCAGATTGACCAGTCTTTCGGCGCAACCCATCCTGGAGTGTACAACTCCGCTGAGCAGCTCTTCCATCTCAACTTCAGAGGACtgtctttctcttttcagttAGACTCATGGACTGAGGCTCCTAAGTACGAGCCCAATTTTGCCCATGGCCTAGCTTCTCTCCAGATACCCCACGGAGCAACTGTGAAACGAATGTATATCTACAGTGGAAACAGCCTACAGGATACCAAGGCTCCAGTGATGCCCCTGAGCTGTTTCCTGGGCAATGTGTATGCTGAGAGTGTAGATGTTCTTCGAGATGGAGCTGGACCCTCAGGTTTACGACTTCGTCTGCTTGCTGCAGGTTGTGGACCTGGCTTATTAGCAGATGCCAAGATGCGGGTATTTGAACGTTCGGTGTATTTTGGCGATTCTTGCCAAGGTGTTCTTAGCATGCTTGGCTCTCCACACAAGGTCTTCTATAAATCAGAAGACAAGATGAAAATTCATTCTCCTTCCCCTCATAAGCAAGTTCCATCCAAGTGCAATGAGTACTTTTTTAACTACTTTACTCTTGGGGTGGACATCCTCTTTGATGCAAATACACACAAAGTGAAGAAGTTTGTCCTACATACCAATTACCCTGGgcattataattttaacatttatcaCCGCTGTGAGTTCAAGATCCCACtggccataaaaaaagaaaatgcagatcGTCAGTTAGAAACATGCACGACCTACAGCAAGTGGGACAACATCCAGGAGCTCCTGGGCCACCCTGTGGAGAAACCCGTTGTCCTACACAGGTCATCCTCCCCAAACAACACCAATCCATTTGGGTCCACGTTCTGCTTTGGGCTTCAGCGGATGATCTTTGAG CCTGCCAGCACCAGACGACACGGAGAAGCACAAACTCTGAGCCTTGATACCTGGACCCAGGAGCTCTTGACTAACGTAAGAGGCAGGGTCCTGTCTCCTCTATGGCAACCCTGTTCCCCACATACTGGGGAAACTTGGGGTTCTTTCTGTGGTTGA